A single region of the Clostridia bacterium genome encodes:
- a CDS encoding RNA polymerase sigma factor: MTLAGDQDAYGELVLRWQSAALAQANSVLQSVYLSEDAAQDAFVAAWLKLNTLSDPSKFGAWVCKAAKNRAKNILVRYSGWMDFSAYENTAADDTFSPTVALIGTSEKEELHNAIKSLPEKVRTVITLHYFEGLSVAEIADKMRISVGTAKWHLSDGRKRLRGELMATNEDYNDTLTERVMKKVEELKLWSSKTDKTGFELVYKDVLTDVEDLPESEKKYHAMADVLLRGFWWLPGKKNDSLVVRIADAAEKGHNDEATAFICSKEDAKLSGEAKIEFILDKQIPRLTGEDLPIALGSEWLALANAYLETEQHEKGLQALKKAREILPKNSVQYASIFYAEDLVELRDTKYKEKDKYKFRVYSSGYEISLKNGYPLKTNEQFFNYKGEWTPAVGGWYRILANASCCDGIFFTEGADVGYVKTASDKTTLTLLSKTETVDTPAGIFEDCELWETLPADSYISEVYRAYYKRGVGMVKFCEIINDEVETVVLSSYNVKKSDSLMPLDKDNTWEYTRQSEYPSVYHDVKIKVVFKSDEKVTLAVFSETERLYYDEHSFADMAYAVRSEYYDFEEKIIDVRDYIKKLSAAAKTKLQKAHAKVASSVMDRLMDENGITENDQYENTWNFFEYKTFSQRNGNVVCQENRDFAFEWKCVRGTVYDDQVLFNYIYDFLSDNFGCVYSDQWVPGFRTVKELYDYNDDSVKTELICEDAGKVKVACGEFDDCLRVTIDTTGKLEYHEYYGGKKTYIFAKGVGIIRSENYYAENALCAVYELTEYEGTGEGYFPLDDGLHRHYDLINPKRNYVGYTDYTFVKDNYGRTVVFSDKRGSRKKAELLEYYKTKDEKEVGELWDKRDFDEYYIRQGLVNLKIQIHALFEANPTNWFDACLPAAHNQFSMRVIESFGEGGVPEIWYGAYARKSLIAAAVLFACGKTEKGRQYMETAFTYYEKWNAIPKVTKLPVGAPWLFGNVTAEKGSGILTLSNGSKEVLDIVIFRERPMSEISAALNSWGWFDSVRKEPFFAEYIKRAEEYKD, encoded by the coding sequence ATGACGCTTGCAGGCGATCAGGACGCGTACGGCGAACTTGTACTGCGCTGGCAGAGCGCGGCGCTTGCGCAGGCGAATTCGGTCCTGCAATCGGTATATCTGTCCGAGGATGCGGCGCAGGACGCGTTCGTCGCGGCGTGGCTGAAGCTTAACACGCTCTCCGATCCGTCAAAGTTCGGCGCGTGGGTGTGCAAAGCCGCAAAAAACCGCGCAAAGAACATACTCGTCCGTTACAGCGGCTGGATGGATTTTTCAGCGTACGAAAATACCGCGGCGGACGATACTTTCTCGCCGACGGTTGCACTGATAGGCACGAGCGAAAAGGAAGAGCTGCATAACGCGATAAAGTCTTTGCCTGAAAAAGTGAGAACGGTTATAACTCTACACTATTTTGAAGGGCTTTCCGTCGCAGAAATAGCGGACAAAATGAGGATATCAGTCGGCACGGCGAAATGGCATCTATCCGACGGAAGAAAGAGATTGAGAGGGGAACTTATGGCGACAAACGAAGATTATAACGACACGCTCACAGAGCGCGTGATGAAGAAGGTCGAAGAGCTGAAATTATGGTCGTCCAAAACGGATAAGACCGGATTTGAGCTCGTGTATAAGGACGTTCTGACGGACGTAGAAGACCTGCCGGAGTCGGAGAAAAAGTATCACGCAATGGCGGACGTGCTTCTGCGCGGCTTCTGGTGGCTGCCCGGCAAAAAGAACGACAGCCTGGTCGTGCGCATCGCGGACGCTGCAGAAAAAGGCCATAACGACGAGGCGACGGCTTTCATATGCTCGAAGGAGGACGCAAAGCTGTCCGGTGAGGCAAAGATCGAATTCATCCTCGACAAGCAGATACCGCGTCTGACAGGTGAAGATCTGCCAATCGCACTTGGTTCCGAATGGCTGGCACTTGCCAACGCATATCTTGAAACGGAACAACACGAAAAGGGCTTGCAGGCACTTAAAAAGGCAAGGGAAATACTGCCGAAGAACAGCGTGCAGTACGCGAGCATATTTTACGCAGAAGACTTGGTCGAGCTGCGCGATACAAAGTATAAAGAAAAAGACAAATACAAATTCAGAGTATATTCGTCCGGATATGAGATTTCTTTAAAGAACGGATATCCGTTAAAGACAAATGAACAGTTTTTTAACTATAAAGGTGAATGGACCCCCGCGGTTGGCGGTTGGTATCGTATTTTAGCTAACGCATCATGCTGCGACGGGATATTTTTTACTGAGGGCGCAGATGTCGGATACGTTAAAACTGCATCGGATAAAACGACGCTAACGCTTTTAAGTAAAACAGAGACCGTAGATACTCCCGCAGGCATATTTGAAGACTGCGAGCTGTGGGAAACGTTACCCGCTGATTCGTACATATCCGAAGTCTACCGCGCGTATTACAAACGCGGTGTCGGTATGGTAAAATTCTGCGAGATCATAAACGACGAGGTTGAAACGGTAGTTTTGTCCTCTTACAACGTTAAGAAAAGCGACAGCCTGATGCCGCTTGATAAAGACAATACGTGGGAATATACGCGGCAGTCGGAATATCCGTCCGTCTATCATGATGTAAAAATCAAAGTCGTTTTCAAATCCGATGAAAAAGTAACGCTTGCAGTCTTCTCGGAGACGGAACGGTTGTATTACGACGAACACAGCTTTGCCGATATGGCTTATGCGGTACGTTCCGAATATTACGATTTCGAGGAAAAAATAATAGATGTACGCGATTACATAAAAAAGCTTTCTGCCGCCGCAAAAACAAAACTGCAGAAGGCGCACGCAAAGGTCGCTTCATCCGTTATGGACAGACTGATGGACGAAAACGGCATAACCGAAAATGATCAATATGAAAACACCTGGAACTTCTTTGAGTATAAAACTTTCAGCCAAAGAAACGGAAACGTGGTATGTCAGGAAAACCGTGATTTCGCTTTTGAATGGAAGTGTGTCAGAGGTACGGTATATGACGACCAGGTGCTTTTCAATTATATCTATGATTTTCTGTCTGACAATTTCGGCTGCGTCTATTCGGATCAATGGGTCCCGGGCTTCCGTACCGTAAAAGAGCTTTACGATTACAATGACGATTCTGTAAAAACGGAGCTGATATGTGAAGATGCGGGTAAAGTCAAAGTTGCCTGCGGTGAGTTTGACGACTGCCTGCGTGTAACTATCGATACGACCGGTAAATTGGAATACCACGAGTATTACGGCGGCAAAAAGACATATATTTTCGCAAAAGGTGTAGGTATAATCAGATCAGAAAACTATTATGCCGAAAACGCGCTATGCGCCGTATACGAGCTGACGGAGTACGAAGGGACAGGCGAAGGATATTTTCCGCTTGATGACGGGTTACACCGCCACTATGACCTGATAAACCCGAAAAGAAACTACGTCGGATATACAGACTACACGTTTGTAAAAGATAATTACGGCAGGACGGTGGTTTTTTCGGACAAGCGAGGTTCAAGGAAAAAGGCGGAGCTATTGGAATACTATAAAACGAAAGATGAGAAAGAAGTCGGAGAGCTTTGGGATAAGCGCGATTTTGACGAGTATTACATCCGTCAGGGACTTGTCAATCTGAAAATACAGATACATGCGTTGTTTGAGGCAAATCCCACAAACTGGTTTGACGCATGTTTACCGGCGGCGCACAATCAATTTTCAATGCGGGTTATTGAGAGCTTCGGAGAGGGCGGCGTACCGGAAATATGGTACGGAGCGTACGCGAGAAAGAGCCTTATAGCAGCCGCGGTGTTGTTCGCCTGCGGCAAGACCGAAAAAGGCAGACAGTATATGGAAACAGCGTTTACATACTACGAGAAATGGAACGCGATCCCGAAAGTAACAAAGCTGCCCGTCGGCGCGCCGTGGCTGTTCGGAAACGTAACTGCCGAAAAAGGAAGCGGGATCCTTACGCTGTCCAACGGCAGCAAGGAAGTGCTTGACATTGTTATTTTCAGAGAAAGACCAATGTCGGAAATCAGTGCAGCGCTGAACAGCTGGGGATGGTTTGACTCGGTGAGAAAAGAGCCGTTCTTCGCAGAATACATAAAACGGGCTGAAGAATATAAGGATTAA
- a CDS encoding iron-containing alcohol dehydrogenase, translating to MLNYVHSIPTKLYFGKGQISRLDGILRQFGSKVLLTYGGGSIKKIGLYDEVTRILNDGGFTVTELAGIEPNPRIESVEEGVRLCKENDIDVILAVGGGSTIDCSKAIAAGVFYEGDLWQMVASRHGALKALPLVDILTLSATGSEFDGGGVITNLKTNEKLGNMYTYPAASICDPTYTFSVSKYQTAAGTADIMSHIFEGYFSRTEDSDLSDCIAEGVLKTAIKYLPVALAEPDNYTARANLMAIASVACSGIPEYGKQDTGWPCHSMEHELSAFYDITHGVGLAILTPRWMRFILKKDPSCAWRFVRFAKNVWGIDGEDELSLANAGIDKLESFFKESGIPMTLRELNIDEEHFEEMAAHANFGGYLKNAFVALTNEDIVEIYRACL from the coding sequence ATGCTCAATTACGTCCACAGTATCCCCACAAAGCTTTACTTCGGAAAGGGGCAGATCAGCCGCCTCGACGGTATCCTCCGTCAGTTCGGCAGCAAAGTCCTGCTTACCTACGGCGGCGGCTCGATAAAGAAGATCGGGCTTTACGACGAGGTGACGCGTATCCTAAACGACGGCGGCTTCACCGTGACCGAGCTCGCCGGCATCGAGCCGAATCCGCGGATCGAATCGGTCGAGGAGGGTGTCCGTCTCTGCAAGGAGAACGATATCGACGTCATCCTCGCGGTCGGCGGCGGCAGCACCATCGACTGCTCGAAAGCCATCGCGGCCGGCGTCTTCTACGAGGGTGACCTCTGGCAGATGGTCGCTTCGCGCCACGGCGCGCTGAAGGCGCTTCCGCTCGTGGATATCCTCACGCTCAGCGCCACCGGCTCGGAGTTCGACGGCGGCGGAGTCATCACGAATCTTAAAACGAACGAGAAGCTCGGCAATATGTATACCTATCCCGCCGCGTCCATCTGCGACCCGACCTACACCTTCTCGGTGTCGAAGTATCAGACCGCCGCGGGAACCGCCGACATAATGAGCCACATCTTCGAGGGCTACTTCTCGCGTACGGAGGACAGCGACCTTTCCGACTGCATCGCGGAGGGCGTTCTGAAGACCGCGATAAAATACCTTCCCGTCGCGCTCGCGGAGCCGGATAACTACACCGCGCGCGCCAACCTGATGGCGATAGCGTCCGTCGCCTGCTCGGGCATTCCAGAGTACGGCAAGCAGGATACCGGCTGGCCGTGCCATTCGATGGAGCACGAGCTTTCCGCGTTCTACGACATCACCCACGGCGTCGGGCTCGCGATACTGACTCCGCGCTGGATGCGCTTCATACTGAAAAAGGACCCCTCCTGCGCGTGGAGGTTCGTCAGATTCGCAAAGAACGTCTGGGGCATCGACGGTGAGGATGAGCTTTCTCTCGCGAACGCGGGAATCGACAAGCTCGAGAGCTTCTTCAAAGAGTCGGGCATCCCGATGACGCTCCGCGAACTGAACATTGACGAAGAGCACTTTGAAGAGATGGCGGCGCACGCGAATTTCGGCGGCTACCTCAAAAACGCCTTCGTCGCGCTCACGAACGAAGATATTGTCGAGATATACAGAGCGTGCCTCTGA
- a CDS encoding TIGR03960 family B12-binding radical SAM protein: protein MAYSDIEKRLTEVKKPSRYCGGEVNSVIKDPASTEVSYAFCFPDLYEVGMSHIGMKILYSAANRLDFVRCERVFAPDRDMIELMRETDTSLFSLENKLPVASFDLVGFSLQYELSYTTMLQMLKLAGIPLYSRDRGEDDPLVIVGGPCSYNSEPIADFVDLVVLGEGEEVGDETLELIRTCKREGCGRAETLRRFAGIKGIYVPSFYDVEYDGVKVRSITPNRPEAPARIRKRIVEDLDKAFYPESYVVPYGEIVHDRASVEVQRGCIRGCRFCQAGFIYRPFRTKSAEKLNATAKTLCDNTGYDELSLLSLSTSDYPELSGLVDGLNEWAEPKGINLALPSLRVDNFSIELMKRVQKLRKSGLTLAPEAGSERMRNVINKNVHEADIMRAVNAAFGGGFTSVKLYFMLGLPFETDEDIVAIADTAQKVVDAYYASEGRQKGKSVSVSLSVAAFVPKPFTPFQYVPQDTAEEHSRKQKLLREHVRSNKIKLSTHDADTSYIEAVLARGDRRLVPAMALAVERGAYLEGWSENFSLDFWKEIFAECGINGDDYACRERGTDELLPWSHIDIGVTDRFFISEYEKAKQAAASPNCAEKCLGCGAASLGGGRYCAKR from the coding sequence TTGGCTTATAGCGATATCGAAAAAAGACTGACGGAAGTAAAGAAGCCCTCCCGCTACTGCGGTGGAGAGGTCAATTCCGTCATCAAAGATCCGGCTTCTACCGAGGTCAGCTACGCGTTCTGCTTCCCGGACCTCTACGAAGTCGGCATGTCGCATATCGGTATGAAGATACTCTATTCCGCGGCGAACCGGCTCGACTTCGTTCGCTGCGAGCGCGTTTTCGCGCCGGACCGCGATATGATAGAGCTTATGCGCGAGACGGATACTTCGCTCTTTTCGCTTGAGAACAAGCTGCCCGTCGCGTCCTTCGACCTCGTCGGGTTCTCGCTTCAATACGAGCTTTCCTATACCACGATGCTTCAGATGCTGAAGCTCGCGGGCATCCCGCTTTACTCACGCGACCGCGGCGAAGACGACCCGCTCGTCATCGTCGGCGGCCCGTGCTCCTACAACAGCGAGCCGATCGCGGACTTCGTCGACCTCGTCGTGCTCGGAGAAGGGGAGGAGGTCGGCGACGAAACGCTCGAGCTTATCCGCACCTGCAAGCGCGAGGGCTGCGGCCGCGCCGAAACGCTTCGCCGCTTCGCCGGTATCAAGGGCATATACGTCCCGTCCTTCTACGACGTCGAATACGACGGCGTGAAGGTCAGATCGATAACCCCCAACCGCCCGGAAGCGCCGGCGCGGATAAGAAAGCGCATCGTCGAGGATCTCGACAAAGCGTTCTATCCGGAGAGCTACGTCGTGCCTTACGGCGAGATCGTCCACGACCGCGCCTCCGTAGAGGTGCAGCGCGGCTGCATACGCGGCTGCCGCTTCTGCCAGGCGGGCTTCATCTACCGCCCGTTCCGCACGAAGAGCGCGGAAAAGCTGAACGCGACCGCGAAGACGCTCTGCGACAACACCGGCTACGACGAGCTTTCGCTGCTGTCGCTTTCGACCAGCGACTACCCCGAATTGAGCGGCCTCGTCGACGGACTCAACGAGTGGGCGGAGCCGAAGGGGATAAACCTCGCGCTGCCTTCTCTGCGCGTCGACAACTTCTCTATCGAGCTGATGAAGCGCGTGCAGAAGCTCCGCAAGAGCGGGCTCACACTCGCGCCCGAAGCGGGCAGCGAGCGCATGCGCAACGTGATAAACAAAAACGTGCACGAGGCGGACATAATGCGCGCCGTGAACGCGGCGTTCGGCGGCGGCTTTACCTCCGTCAAGCTCTACTTTATGCTCGGCCTGCCGTTTGAAACCGACGAGGATATCGTCGCCATCGCCGACACCGCGCAGAAGGTCGTAGACGCCTACTACGCGAGCGAGGGCAGGCAGAAGGGCAAAAGCGTTTCCGTTTCGCTCTCCGTCGCGGCGTTCGTGCCCAAGCCCTTCACGCCGTTCCAGTACGTGCCGCAGGACACCGCGGAGGAGCACTCGCGCAAGCAGAAGCTTCTGCGCGAGCACGTCCGTTCGAACAAGATAAAGCTCTCCACGCACGACGCGGATACGTCGTATATCGAAGCGGTGCTTGCCCGCGGCGACCGCCGCCTCGTTCCCGCGATGGCGCTCGCCGTCGAGCGCGGAGCGTATCTGGAGGGCTGGAGCGAGAACTTCTCACTCGATTTCTGGAAAGAGATCTTCGCCGAATGCGGCATAAACGGCGACGACTACGCCTGCCGCGAACGCGGTACGGACGAGCTGCTCCCATGGTCGCATATAGACATAGGCGTAACTGACAGATTCTTCATATCCGAATACGAAAAAGCGAAGCAGGCGGCCGCCTCGCCCAACTGCGCCGAAAAATGCCTCGGCTGCGGCGCCGCGTCGCTGGGAGGGGGAAGGTACTGTGCGAAACGTTAG
- a CDS encoding SDR family NAD(P)-dependent oxidoreductase has protein sequence MLITGANSGVGFKTAETMAYLGASVIMACRNLEKASAAREKLLADYPEADICVMRLDMADFASIDAFAEQLPDVDVFINNAGLFHRRGEKTKDGFDLVMGTNYIGVYYLSEKILPKLAASGREVVYINTISLIHKVARVKLSRFDDSRGAYARSKLCLARYSRYLAEKYRDTNVRVYMVHPGIAKTPIASHFLGGMDALSKIVPINSAEKSSLAAAWILSHDVPDACVVGPNKIFGGWGYPKLNRTCRRAKRDIEPLVEFTKEQIETRRAAN, from the coding sequence GTGCTGATAACCGGCGCCAACAGCGGCGTCGGCTTCAAGACGGCCGAAACGATGGCGTACCTCGGCGCGTCCGTGATAATGGCGTGCAGGAATCTTGAAAAAGCGTCGGCCGCGCGCGAAAAGCTGCTCGCGGACTATCCCGAAGCGGATATCTGCGTGATGCGGCTCGACATGGCGGACTTCGCTTCGATAGACGCTTTCGCGGAGCAGCTGCCGGACGTTGACGTCTTCATCAACAACGCGGGGCTTTTCCACCGCCGCGGCGAGAAGACGAAGGACGGCTTCGATCTGGTGATGGGCACGAACTATATCGGCGTTTATTACCTGAGCGAAAAGATACTTCCGAAGCTCGCGGCGTCGGGGCGCGAGGTCGTGTATATCAACACGATTTCGCTTATCCACAAGGTCGCGCGCGTGAAGCTTTCGCGCTTCGACGACAGCCGCGGCGCGTACGCGCGTTCCAAGCTCTGCCTCGCGCGCTATTCGCGCTACCTCGCGGAGAAGTACAGGGATACGAACGTCCGCGTTTATATGGTCCACCCCGGAATCGCGAAGACGCCGATCGCGTCGCACTTTCTCGGCGGGATGGACGCGCTGTCGAAGATCGTGCCGATAAATTCAGCGGAGAAATCGTCGCTCGCGGCGGCGTGGATACTGTCGCACGACGTTCCGGACGCCTGCGTCGTCGGGCCGAATAAGATATTCGGCGGCTGGGGTTACCCGAAGCTGAACCGCACCTGCCGCAGAGCGAAGCGGGATATAGAGCCGCTCGTCGAATTCACGAAAGAGCAAATAGAAACGCGGAGGGCTGCGAATTGA
- a CDS encoding DegV family protein gives MEKFAIFTDTSCNLTSEQLNEYGIEPSLPMHIYIDDVEYLTDRDWGQFTPQQYYDIVKSGARFRSSQVSSAAYEEAFRKALSEGRDVLSISCCKALSSSVSESIVAGEKLRAEFPDRKIYCVDSYNCCYSLAMMLIEAAKKRDAGMSIDDVHQWVLDNRSRFNEAGTVENLSYLRRAGRVSASAAFFGGLLSVKPMIVYDETGHNVAVEKVRGRKASLTRSAEFVRDYADLDANNNVCIAHADCEADAKQVASEIQGFFPDKKINFHFGYIEQGIGSSVGPGTIILGFYGDPKIRELNK, from the coding sequence ATGGAAAAATTTGCGATCTTCACCGACACCAGCTGCAATCTGACCAGTGAGCAGCTGAACGAATACGGCATCGAGCCTTCCCTGCCGATGCACATCTATATCGACGATGTCGAATATCTGACAGACCGCGACTGGGGGCAGTTCACGCCGCAGCAGTATTACGACATAGTGAAGAGCGGAGCGCGCTTCCGTTCGTCGCAGGTCTCGTCCGCCGCCTATGAGGAGGCGTTCCGCAAGGCGCTCTCAGAGGGGCGCGACGTGCTCTCGATCTCCTGCTGCAAGGCGCTGTCCAGCTCAGTTTCCGAAAGTATCGTCGCCGGGGAAAAGCTGCGGGCGGAGTTCCCCGACAGGAAGATATACTGCGTCGATTCCTATAACTGCTGCTATTCGCTGGCGATGATGCTCATCGAAGCCGCCAAAAAACGCGACGCGGGAATGAGCATCGACGACGTGCATCAGTGGGTGCTCGACAACAGGAGCCGCTTCAATGAAGCCGGCACCGTCGAGAATCTTTCCTATCTGCGCCGCGCCGGACGCGTCAGTGCCTCCGCCGCCTTCTTCGGCGGGCTGCTGAGCGTCAAGCCGATGATCGTCTACGACGAGACCGGCCACAACGTCGCCGTCGAGAAGGTCAGAGGCAGGAAAGCGTCGCTGACCAGAAGCGCCGAGTTCGTCCGCGACTACGCCGACCTCGACGCGAACAACAACGTCTGCATCGCCCACGCCGACTGCGAAGCCGACGCAAAGCAGGTCGCCAGCGAGATACAGGGTTTCTTCCCCGATAAGAAGATAAACTTCCACTTCGGCTATATCGAGCAGGGCATCGGCTCCTCCGTCGGCCCCGGCACGATAATCCTCGGCTTCTACGGCGACCCGAAGATAAGAGAGCTGAATAAATAA
- a CDS encoding acyl-CoA thioesterase yields the protein MLVYKRKAHYHEVDKMGVVHHSNYVKWMEEARIEAVAEFGISFKEAEENGILSPIVNISVDYKRPVAFGDEVEIRVTILKYNGAVMELGYEFYNLTAGCLCTVATSRNCFVVGGRVTSLKKAAPEADAKLRAIYEAQQTQAASERGGD from the coding sequence ATGCTCGTTTACAAACGTAAAGCGCACTATCACGAAGTCGACAAAATGGGCGTCGTCCACCACTCCAACTACGTCAAGTGGATGGAAGAGGCGCGCATAGAGGCCGTCGCGGAATTCGGGATCAGCTTCAAGGAGGCCGAGGAGAACGGCATTCTGTCGCCCATCGTCAATATTTCCGTCGACTACAAACGCCCCGTCGCGTTCGGCGACGAGGTCGAGATCCGCGTTACGATCCTGAAATACAACGGCGCGGTCATGGAGCTCGGCTACGAGTTTTACAACCTGACGGCCGGCTGCCTCTGCACCGTGGCGACGTCGCGCAACTGCTTCGTCGTCGGCGGGCGCGTGACGTCGCTGAAAAAGGCGGCGCCGGAGGCGGACGCGAAGCTTCGCGCGATCTACGAAGCGCAGCAAACTCAGGCCGCGTCTGAACGCGGCGGCGACTAA
- a CDS encoding GNAT family N-acetyltransferase has translation MIKLTGVTEDNWLEVASLTVRDDQKEYLAPAIGIIARGYVYRDCNARVFAVENDGTVVGVALVREFADEPLGYDLQQFMIGAEYQGRGYGSAALALILDELRKEGHYDHVEVCVKKADLAAIRLYEKHGFTDSGYIDDDAPDSLNMICRLF, from the coding sequence TTGATAAAGCTTACCGGCGTTACCGAAGATAACTGGCTCGAGGTCGCTTCTCTGACCGTCAGAGACGACCAGAAGGAATACCTCGCGCCCGCGATAGGCATTATCGCGAGAGGATACGTCTACCGCGACTGCAACGCGAGGGTTTTCGCGGTCGAAAACGACGGAACCGTCGTCGGCGTCGCGCTCGTCAGGGAGTTCGCCGACGAGCCGCTCGGATACGACCTGCAGCAGTTCATGATAGGCGCGGAGTATCAGGGCAGGGGCTACGGCTCCGCCGCGCTCGCGCTGATCCTGGACGAGCTGCGAAAAGAAGGGCATTACGATCACGTCGAGGTCTGCGTGAAAAAAGCCGACCTCGCGGCGATACGCCTTTATGAAAAACACGGCTTCACCGATTCCGGATATATCGACGATGACGCGCCGGATTCGCTTAACATGATATGCCGCCTCTTTTGA
- a CDS encoding DUF2344 domain-containing protein, whose product MRNVRVRYEKTGDARFVSHLDLVRTFARAVRRADLNVYYTEGYNPHIKMNFLPPLSLGYESLCEAFDMRLTDETPCPEVARRLRAVLPELLRVTDAYEPETDLSDAASVQYSLRFDADADKAAETLSRGGLVIEKKTKRGQITVDVHDALISAKSADGALEITLPMGESCLNPRHVVEALNTYGGFEIEDFRCVRRQLFAADGSVFR is encoded by the coding sequence GTGCGAAACGTTAGAGTCAGATACGAGAAGACCGGCGACGCGCGTTTCGTTTCCCACCTCGACCTCGTGCGCACCTTCGCCCGCGCCGTCCGCCGCGCCGACCTGAACGTGTATTACACCGAGGGCTACAACCCGCATATAAAGATGAACTTCCTGCCGCCGCTTTCGCTCGGTTACGAGAGCCTGTGCGAAGCGTTCGATATGCGTCTGACGGACGAAACGCCATGCCCGGAGGTCGCCCGGCGGCTCCGCGCCGTCCTGCCGGAGCTGCTGCGCGTTACCGACGCATACGAGCCGGAGACCGACCTTTCCGACGCCGCCTCCGTGCAGTACTCGCTGCGCTTTGACGCCGACGCGGACAAGGCGGCGGAAACGCTTTCGCGCGGCGGGCTCGTCATCGAGAAGAAGACGAAGCGCGGGCAGATAACCGTCGACGTACACGACGCGCTGATAAGCGCGAAAAGCGCGGACGGCGCGCTCGAGATAACGCTTCCGATGGGGGAGAGCTGCCTCAATCCGCGCCACGTCGTCGAGGCGCTGAATACCTACGGCGGCTTTGAGATCGAAGACTTCCGCTGCGTCCGCAGGCAGCTTTTCGCCGCCGACGGCAGCGTATTCAGATAA